The genomic segment tttttaatgttttttttatgtgtggtTGCTACTTTTGAGGAGCATGCTTAGATTGTAGAAGCtgttgggtatgtgtgtgtgtgtgtgtgtgtgtgtgtgtattgtcaaaaacctttttctttattttaaactaTCAGTGTAAATATTCTTTTATATCATGTGCTTCAACTGTGACCATTAAACAATGGAAATGATTCAGTCTGGtttgatgtgtgtttatttaaaagaaattaaGTTACTTGATTGTGGAAGGAACAGACCAGGACCTGTATCAGGTATATGATATACTACAACCTCTTAATTGCTAGAGTAAAAGGACCTTATGAATTTATAAGATAGTTAAACATGTGGTTTTCCATTTAATAAACGGCATTTCTTTCCACATTAAAGAAGCCTGTCAATGTGGTGTTAGTGTGTGGATAGACACATGTAATTATCCTACATGTGTGTATAATGATCAGATACACATTACAGGTACATTACTCAAAATACTTAATTCTAGATGAAATATGAAGCCTAtgtcaacatttaacatcaacTACAAATCAGTTATACCTGTAGTAAAGTaagtattttagttttattgtaaTGTAAACTTGatttaacacaataaataaataaatacatgataaGACAAACTGTATTGATCCCATTGGAcgttcacttgttacagcagcagacaagACAACATGTGAAAgaataaaattgaataaaagcAAGTGAATGAAATCTAATTCAAATACAGTTGTGATTTATTGACACTGGTTGTTAATGTCTTCAGTGTTTtgatcctaaaaaaaaaaagtaattttagtATGTGACAATTATTGAGTTTGGACAAATACCTGTTAAGAGTTCTACCTGTGGTGCAAATAAGAATTTGTTGCTGTGATGTAAACCAGCAAGTTGCTTTTTCACCCGCAGACGCTTTACTAGGCAACTTTTTGTTCAAGttaatcctttttttaaccCTTCATTACCTTGTGTCTGAACAATGAAGATGATGAATGGGGAGCGTCAGACATCAGTTgacctgtgtgtttatttctatGTAATAAAACCTCAGCTCTTCTATCAGAGTCAAAAAATCTCTGGAGTGACTCTGAGCCCCTTCAGGGACGCGTTGACCCCCTGGAACAGACGCGCGTCACGTTTCCCTGCACTCACAGACCCGGTTCCAAAATAGACGGACACCAACCCTcaagcctccccccccccccccccccccctgctctgccCCGGTACTCCAACtcgctcccctctctctccttcccttccgAGGAGCGTCACGCAGTTGTCCAGTGCGCAACATCTCCTGGAAGCCGGATCACCGGGGAATTACCATCCTAAAGGGAATAAAAAACAGCATCAGGAgtcggaggaagaggaggtggaggagtcgGATCACCGCAGCAGCACCACCCGGTTCAGAGTCGTCCAGGGAAGAGGGGTGTCCCCTTGAGAAGCCCGAGGTGAGcactctctgtgtgtcagtgtggctGCTGCAGTGAGGGCAGCCGTGCGTCAGCGTCTTTACTGCGCCACCGGAGAGGAGCGAGCGCGTCCTGGAGACACTGAAAGACGGTAGAGAGCGAGTGTGCAcgtcccccccctctcccccctgtcACCAGAGCAGGTCTTACATGGCAGCTGGGGGACACTTGAAGTAACGGCTGTTACAACCACTGTTCTCTTTATCTGCGTTTGTGCGCAATGGCTTTTTAATTTACGAGCCGTTCATTACGCATAGTGCCATGGCTTCGTTCTGGGGCTATTTAGGAGCGGGCAGGCCGGAGGGCGGGTGGGAGGAGCGGCCAGCTCCGGGTGGGACAGTGCAGTCTGTCATGTCTATATTAGGAAAGTGGCAGTGTCATTCTTTCGCTCTGTCCCGACGCTCCAGAGCTGCTGTGCCATGCGCCACACAGGAGGCGAGTGGCTGAGATTtaaaggggggggtggggggttcgCCACATTCACTACAAATCCCTTTATTCTGCAAAGGCTCCAAATATGAACATTGGTGCATGAGACCAATCTCAAATTTCTTTTGGTGTCTTACTGTCTATTCTAATCCTTTTGTAGTGTTTTATCTTATCTCTAGCACTTTCTATTTCTGTACCTGTGAACTAATTTGCTTTTATATTGTCTACTGttgtttggcttcatttattttcatttttaacctGTAAAGCACCTTATAACCTACAGTAACTGAAAGGTGATACACAGATGaactttattatttgtatttttagttCAATCTGGGAGCCTACTTCTTTCAGCTCAttcaaaatgtgtaaaaacCATCTTGGAGAGAGTTGAAGCTTTTATTTCCTTCTaatcaactttattttcttcttccttaATGTTTTTAAAGCCCCACTTTCAAGCATTCTCAAGTTCAAATCAGATGATAAATAGACAGAATagattatttagttttaaattggGCCAAGGAGATCGTCCCTATATGTTGCTCCAGGTGGAAAAAACCAACACAGAAGTAAAATCCTATTGTTGCTATATCAACAACTCATGGACACAgaatcaatacaaatatttataggCTTTGTCGGTCGGTAGTATTTATAGAGGTGTGTCCGATATTGTGTTCGGCCTGAAACGCCCCACAGCTGGCCTGTTTGAAATGGTCGCTGGAATGTAAATCTCTTGATAGTGGCGAGCTTCCAGGAAAGCAGCTTCTCATCACTGTGCTGGAGTCATGGACCTGAGAGGCTTCACATCTGAGTTGGGGGATAAATGTGAAATATCCCAGTTGAAGCTGTGGTCTCTGCATCTTCCTTCCTCActgacacagaagaagaacagtTGGAGTTTATAATCATCCGCGAAACACGAGGAAGAACTGAGCTGCTCTTATCAGGCGACTTCAGCGACGGATGCAGGCCTACTTTTACCTTTAAGGGATTTAATTGTGTCCTCGTGGAAGCCAGTGCAGTCAGGGAATATATGTTTGATCAGTTTTACACTACACTCTCATAGGAATTCTATCACATTAGTGTGTATTTCTAGCTTCACCCTGGTTGGTATTGTACCATATATGAAGTACAACGTTTTATcagctctctgtgtctcagtgtttgtctttgatgTTTGGCCGCCACATAGCGCGCAGGGGGACAATCACCTATTAATAACCACTCTGATGGTCGTGTACTGGTATAGAATAACTCCTGTGATTGGGAGGATTACAGATTCTCTGGCCCGTGGCCTGAGATCTGCAGGACAACAAGTGGTCAGTCAACGACCAAGTCTAAAAACACACAGCGGAGTCAATATGTTCATCACTCGATGACTAACAAgtggaaacaacaacattcacaatCTATTTATGAAGAGTTGCTTTAAAATCCCATTTAATAGGACTGGGGGGCGGTCTGATTAGATTAGATTGAGtgggaacaaacaaacaaccaagtgGACCCTGATTGGTCCACTGAAGGAGGTGACACACCCACTTTAAGAAATCATCGACAGTAAATAGATTGAAGACTTTGTATTGTCTTGTTGTCGTGGAGCTAATTGggccaaaaaaacaacaacaactgctaGAATcctgaagagaaataaaaaaaatgagaaaatataataatattatcaaTTCATGGTCCAGTAATCAAGTAACCTACTTCAGTGACCGgatgataaataatatataaagagCAGATACTAAATTATTCTCACTATGGTATAATTATATTAAACCTCTGATTTACATGCTGTTTGGTAGTTTAATTTATGACAGAACTAAAAATCTATATGTAGGTATTTTTTCATGAATTATAAAAGTGTCAGCAAAACATTCTTGAAATGTAGTCGAGTGAAAAGTTTTTAACGATGTTTACCTCTGGAATTAACTAATGAAATTATATGGAAAAGCCCAGTAAGCATCTGTAATTGTTGTGAACGTACTTTCCACTGCTGTGGAGGGAGATCTGTGCAGTTTAACAGGGTATGGGGAATGAATAAATACACCACAAGTGAACGAAAAACCCTGTgtgctttcacaataaaatctgAAAGCAGGTTAAATGacatttataaacatgtttGTCTTATTCCAACTCTGTTGTTTAAAGACTTCTTCAGTATTTTCAAAAGTAAAATgagtcactcactcactttttTTGAGATGATGCTGAAATGTGTAATGATGaaagtttagttttttctctaATAGTCTTTTTTTCACTCATTCCATCCTCTTTCACTCCTCACCTTACTCTTTCAATATTTTCTGATTTCCTTCACCTCTgcttcatcctccctcctctcctcacctcagcCATGAGTCGCAGCATCGTGCGGCAGAGCAAGTTCCGTCACGTCTTCGGCCAGACGGTGAAGGCCGAGCAGGGCTATGACGACATCCGCGTGTCCAGGGTGACGTGGGACAGCTCCTTCTGCGCCGTCAACCCAAAGTTCCTGGCGGTCATCGTTGAATCCAGCGGCGGCGGAGCGTTCCTGGTCCTGCCCCTCTCGAAGGTCAGTGAGGTCGAAGGGGAAACTCTTCCAGGACTTTAATTTGCTATCAAAACCCTAAAACtattcacatttgtttttattcaaaataagtGGAAAGAAGTGGAGGGGAACTTTAcgggaaaagaggaagagaaaaaagagaagtaaaGATAgtttacttctttttttatttaaatggacAATCTGTATTCTTCTGTATTTCAGTGCCCAGGAGCTGTTTGGATGAATCCTGACATCACTTCTGTTTCTCTGATCTCTGTGTATTGATCTGTTCAAATGGAAATATATACAATCCACCTGATATGATGCATTTCTCCAAACAGCTCTGGCCTGAGATGCTTTCAGATTTCTTAACTAAACATTCTCATCATCAGAAGCTGATCAGTTTGTACAACTTAGCGATGAGTCGCTGTAACAGAAACAAAGCTGTGAAGTATAAACAGCAGAATGTGAACGGTAGAGTGAAGGAAAGAAGCACGAGCAGCTGTAAGTGTAATTCCACCAGAAAGATTGTGGGATGGTAATAAAATCGAGTTCATTTAAGAAATAACCCAAAATGCAATGTTCTGGTATGTTTCCCTTCTAATAGCGGAGGACATCTTGTTTTGTCTGGGTCCTATGGGACAGACGCCCTGATCACTGAAACAGAATATACAGCGACAGGAAAAGCAACAGGTTGAGACAGATCGGACGTTTAAAGCTGCGATGGTTCAGCGTGGTGTTGAAGTTCACCACCACGAGGACGACAGCGTCTTAAAATAAACACGACGATGGACACGGCCACAAAGACAGAACGCAACCTCAGCCTGTGTTTTAATGTGGATGCAGAATTGTTATCAAATGCaaccttttcaaattaaaactgataACCAGGTCTGTACATCACATTTAGTAGATTTTAAATGCTTAAATAGGGAATTGAATGTGAGTTCAACAGGATAAAAACCTAGAATCTATATTTATCTGTATTTAAGAAGGACGCCCTGAATATAGAGCGACAGGTTGAGACAGATCAGACATTTAAAGCTTCGATGGTTCGGCGTGGTGTTAAAGTTACTCGTGCATCATGATGATGACAACATCGCCTTAAAATAAAGGCCATGATGGACGCCACAAAGACAAAActaaactgcagtctgtgtttTGAGGGGGAGGCATTGGGAAAGGCAACCTGAATCTGTTTTTCTCCGTTCAATCAATGATGCAGGTCCAAGGGCTAGAGTCATTGAAGTGAAGAAGCTTATTGAATAACACGGAAAATacagttattaaaaaaactcGAAAAAACTAAGATATATAGTTACGGTGTTTGAATAATGTAAATAACGTGTAAACTTTACGTTTTAAACCACATGAGTATATCTCTGGTGTTATAATCGGACTGTACAGAGTGTGATGAGCACTTTGTCCCACTTTATGAGACAAACAGTTTATAACCCGGGTGAAACAAGACGACCGACGCAGCCGGGATTCATCCGCGTGTGGCTGTGGCACTAAAGACGCAGAGTGATTCACCGTTTTTTCAGAGACGCTGGGAGGTGGACGTGATTATCTACTGGAGTCATAGTGAAAAGTCTCATGCTAATAATACACACCGACCTGCATCTCCCCCCCTCCGGGTCCCCAACAGGCCACAAGAAAAACTCCCCTTTCAACGCCTCGTCGCTCGGATATAAATACACACTCCCTCAGGGTGTGtttctgctggtgtgtgtgtgtgtgtgtgtatgtgtgtatgtgcagggtTATCTCAAAAGCTGATATGCATGTTCACATTGAAATATTAGATAGATATCAAACCCTATATGCATAGTATCGTTTTTACTGATTACTCCCAACATGATCAGTTTTTCTATCGCataactttattattttcagCCGAAGGAGTTTCCTACTTGTTGTGCTGTGGTGGCTTTTTTTTAAGGCCTCCTCGTTCATCGTTGTTTGAAAGTTTGTTCCTCACCAATGGTCCCCTTTGTAGAAGTTTGCAAAAAGTTACACAACTAATCTCAGGGGGACGTGTGAGACCATGAAAAGCTGGGGAGCAGCTACTGGATGAACCAGTTTTCAAACATCCACTCTGAACGAATGTTCCTGTTTCTCATTGAAATAACTGAGATGCTACATGTGTAGTATCTGATGTTTAACCTACACCTCCTGACGTTTAATCACCTGATCATCACTACCTCTGTGTCCTGTCATGAGGAATGTGTGAATGTTCGTGGTGAGTTGcttcactcactctctcctgtgtgtctgtgctgctggtgtgttGCAGTCGGGTCGTGTGGGCAAGGACTACCCGCTGGTGGTCGGCCACGCCGGGCCCGTCCTCGATATCGACTGGTGCCCGCATGACGACAACATCCTGGCCAGCGGCTCGGAGGATTGTACTGCAatggtaagtgtgtgtgtgttgtgcacaaaagtgtgtgtgtgtgtgtggggggaggccGCTAATGCATGTGGAGGAGTTTGTTGTTCGGTGACTCAGGTAACATTCATAGTTTGTCGCCAGCCTGAGTGTAATGAACGATAAGGGACCTGGATCAGTGGAGACATCACTGCGTctacctgcctgtctgtccgCCCACCTGCTCtgcctcgtctcctcctcttcatcagtctGCTCGTCACACTTTGTCCTCCACAGGTTGGTCACAGGCTGGGGTCTGTCCGCAGCCGTCTCTGTCACAGCTGCTGAAGTAACACAGCTGCTAACCCTGCTGCTCAGACCCGTCCCTGTTTGTGTGATGAAGCCAACAGTCATACACCCAATGGTCTGGATCCTTCGATAGAAAcataaaagaagaaaggaagtggTTAGATAACGTAActgatttatttctcattaaacaCAGTCCTATAAGAGAGGCTGTGAAAACCAATGTTACATATTTTACTCTCAACTACGTACATCTGCTTAAAAGACATAAATacacagtataatataataaactgtACAGTAAAAACAATTTATGTGTTGACTAGAACAACAACAGTTGTGGAACGAATGATCGAAAATATCGATTTGAATAAATCTGAACAAATGCAGCAGTTGTATCCGCTCCAGATGGAACACACTTATAAATATCAGCTCAATAAATATACTTGAGTTTTAAATCAAGACTTGTGCATTACCctgtgaaaaaaaatcaagctCATTGACAGATAGAATAATTAGATAATATGATCAGTAATTGACTTATATCTGCTTTGTGCTTTATGCTCAACTGTGCAACATGTCAAGTACGTCATCTTGTGTAAATCATACAAAATTATTTTAGTTGGAGTTAAGACAACGTGTCTCTGGTCTCAACATGGATCTGTGCATCAGTTCAGTTCAcacttgttcacaacaacatCACAGGAATGATCGAATCGCTGCCTCTCCTATGGCAGCAGCTGCTGGGATGTTCTcactaactgtgtgtgtgtgtgtgtgtgtgtgtgtgtagtttatgtgcagcacacagacagacagttgcAGCTGTCCGGCCCTGGCTGTGTAACCACTGTGCAGTTACAGTGAGGCCATAACTGTGATGTCAACGGATCATTCTGTCATCTGATAAGCCTCATTAGagagtgtggatgtgtgtgggtgtgtgtgtgtgtagtttgtgtaaCAAAATGCCATGATTTgcttttcacaataaaggtTTTACATGAAGTACTGTGACATGTTAGATCTATGATGATGGTTGTAAGAGCTGAttggtcagaggtcaaaggtcaacatcaacaaaatatctataaaacacatttattaagaTATCTCTGCATCTTATAGGAACATAAACAGGACTGAAAGTTTATAtagatttaaagaaataaaacatttctttagaTAAAGGACTGATGTCGGCTTCACATCTCTATGTAGTCAGGAAATGATGTCATACATCGAGGTAATGCAGTAACTATTTCAACCATTACATCACAGACACGATCCACAGCCCAGTTGAATGAACCAGTCATTTGTAATCACATGGTATAAATGATTTGTTATCAACATTACAACACTggctcttctcctccctcctctccaggtTTGGCAGATCCCAGATCATTCTCTGACCCGCCCCCTCTCCGACCCAGTCGTGATCCTGGAGGGACACTCCAAGCGTGTGGGCATCGTCACCTGGCACCCGACCGCACGCAACATCCTCCTCACTGCGGGTaggataaacacacaaacacgtcctCTGATGTCTCAGGACACCATTCAGCCTCCGTCCAGACGTCCATCTTTTTACTCTGCTCCCATCGCCCCCACCAGGCAGTGATAACCTGGTAATCGTCTGGAACGTGGGGACGGGCGAGCCTCTCGTCTCCATGGATGACCACCCTGACCTCATCTACAGCATCAGCTGGAACCGAAACGGCAGCTTGTTCTGCACCACCTGTAAGGACCGACGGCTGCGGGTCTGCGACCCCCGCAAGAGGGAGGTGGTGGCGGTGAGTGAGTAGAgaataaacatgaaatacaaacacaacaggacAATTCATTCATATTTACAAAGCAACATTTTGATCAAATTAAGAAAAACTGCTGTTATATTAACAGGTCAGAAGACAAATAGCAGAGTAATGTACAATTCAACAAGAGGATAAAGAGGTTTAATTTTGTTTATCTTTAGCCCTAAGTTGAGTTTTTGTAGTAAAGTCTGTCCTCGGCTGATCTACAGGAACGTCTGGCTCCGCACGACGGCATCCGGCCAATGAGAGCCATCTTCACCAGAGACGGGAACATCTTCACCACCGGATTCACCAGGATGAGCCAGAGAGAGCTCGGGCTCTGGGACCCGGTAGAAAAccgttattatatatatactgctcATGCATTATCAAAAAGGGAAACAAGTACTATATGtgcacatatatacatatatatacatgtacaaaacaaaatatggCTTCTCTTCATTGTTGTTTAATTCTCCACAGACGAACTTCGAGGAGCCGATTGCCCTGTTGGAGTTGGACACTAGCAATGGAGTGTTGTTACCATATTATGATGCTGATGCAAACATGGTCTACCTCTGTGGGAAGGTACACAGAATTTAAGTGTAATAATATGTATAGACACAtgttaattacttttatttgacctgtttttattcatgctgtgtgtttgtgtgtgtgtgtgtgtgtgtgtgtgtgtgtgcgtagggGGACAGCAGTGTCCGTTACTTTGAGATCACAGAGGAGCCGCCCTACGTCCACTACCTCAACACCTTCAGCACCAAGGAGCCGCAGAGGGGGATGGGCTTCATGCCAAAGAGAGGAGTGGACGTCAGCAAATGTGAGATCGCCAGGTAAGAGCCAAACTGTGCAATGACACTCAGACCACAGCTCGTTGGATGGGAGGTAAAGAGAGTAGGAGAGGAAATATGTCACTCGAGGAAGGTTTTCAAGCTCAAATCCAGTTTTGGGGCCTGACGACGAATCCATAATATTATGAGATGGTACATGCAGCACGCTTGATATTAATATCAACAGTCATTAGAGGTCTTTCTCATGTTTTATGTATCTTATTACCTCTGTCCAGGAGTTTACGGTTTTAACCTTCTCCACTGATTTGTTTCTGGTTACGCAAAAAACTATTGAGCACAATTTGTGAGAAGGATGAAacatgggtcaggaaagaatccAATATATTTTGCAGTGGTTTCGAACAAACATTCAGGAATTTTATTTTTAGCACATTGTGAGTTAGGGCCTCTaacaatttatattttgtaagatttctcaggaaataatttaaggatattgtttaaaaaaaagaaggcatATTTAAATGGTCTGTTTTCACATAGCACTTTTTCTAAATTAGAAATTGAAGGGACTGATTAGTTTGAGTCGGTGCGATTTGCTGCAACTTAATTCAATTTAAGGCAACTGTTGGCAGAGGTTTGTGTCTTTCTAGTTTGCTCAGTGGATATGTCAGTGTGTCACCCTCCAGACTAAAGGTTAATGGCATTCATGAGGACATATATTAGTTATTGCAGTGTCATCAAAGCCTGATCATCTTTTATTATTACCTGCAATGATCCCACAAATGTATATATCGGCTTTATGAAGTTCTGttatatttactcactttaaAACAGACATTATGTATAAACTCTCTCAGGTTATTCAAGCTGCTGGACAAGAAGTGTGAACCCATCACAATGACAGTGCCCAGAAAAGTAAGTCCCATTGACTCACTGATCAAACCTCACAACCGAGCACAGCACATTAACTCAACTTCTGTAATTTtgaggtacttttactttacttttcctttcatatttttaaaatttATGATACTTTCTGCTTAAATCTCACGAAAGGTCAGAGGACAATATTGTACTTTTCAGTTCATAACATTTTTTTCCACAGTTACATCTCATtttggctgatgcttttgtctaaagcgacttacaattattacactcaacatttatgaggggccatttaggggttcagtatcttgccaaggacacttcggcatgcagatgtggAAGAGTtggatttgaaccagcaactttcttgttgaagaaccaccactctaccacctaggccacaccgccccacaGTTCTGCTCAACACCACAGTATAATGACATAAACTAAGAATAACAGTAAAGATTAGTGCT from the Platichthys flesus chromosome 15, fPlaFle2.1, whole genome shotgun sequence genome contains:
- the coro6 gene encoding coronin-6 isoform X1, whose product is MSRSIVRQSKFRHVFGQTVKAEQGYDDIRVSRVTWDSSFCAVNPKFLAVIVESSGGGAFLVLPLSKSGRVGKDYPLVVGHAGPVLDIDWCPHDDNILASGSEDCTAMVWQIPDHSLTRPLSDPVVILEGHSKRVGIVTWHPTARNILLTAGSDNLVIVWNVGTGEPLVSMDDHPDLIYSISWNRNGSLFCTTCKDRRLRVCDPRKREVVAERLAPHDGIRPMRAIFTRDGNIFTTGFTRMSQRELGLWDPTNFEEPIALLELDTSNGVLLPYYDADANMVYLCGKGDSSVRYFEITEEPPYVHYLNTFSTKEPQRGMGFMPKRGVDVSKCEIARLFKLLDKKCEPITMTVPRKSDLFQDDLYPDTAGPEPAMEPEEWMDGRDEDPILMSMKQGYVPPKSRELKVAKKNMLDSRPTTRRSLSTLDTNSLPPQLLDRLLEEIQNLKATVLSQEKRICDLENKLSQYTNGTD
- the coro6 gene encoding coronin-6 isoform X2, whose translation is MSRSIVRQSKFRHVFGQTVKAEQGYDDIRVSRVTWDSSFCAVNPKFLAVIVESSGGGAFLVLPLSKSGRVGKDYPLVVGHAGPVLDIDWCPHDDNILASGSEDCTAMVWQIPDHSLTRPLSDPVVILEGHSKRVGIVTWHPTARNILLTAGSDNLVIVWNVGTGEPLVSMDDHPDLIYSISWNRNGSLFCTTCKDRRLRVCDPRKREVVAERLAPHDGIRPMRAIFTRDGNIFTTGFTRMSQRELGLWDPTNFEEPIALLELDTSNGVLLPYYDADANMVYLCGKGDSSVRYFEITEEPPYVHYLNTFSTKEPQRGMGFMPKRGVDVSKCEIARLFKLLDKKCEPITMTVPRKSDLFQDDLYPDTAGPEPAMEPEEWMDGRDEDPILMSMKQGYVPPKSRELKVAKKNMLDSRPTTRRSLSTLDTNSLPSSLLCFGLVLSSRSLSLTYFSSLLSFIL